From Persicobacter psychrovividus, one genomic window encodes:
- a CDS encoding xylulokinase, with the protein MYFLGYDIGTSSVKLSVISATDGQQVLSVTYPEQEQLIDSPQAGWAEQSPEMWWDSLTAATKIAGKKIDLKAVNGIGITYQMHGLVLVNKQQQVLRPSIIWCDSRAVEIGNTAFENIGAEKCLSHCLNSPGNFTASKLKWVMENEPAVYEQVHKMMLPGDYIAMKLSGEITTTPTGLSEGILWDFKSNDVAEIVLEQYGISPSLIPDIVPTFGEQVRVNSTMAEELGLREGVPVCYRSGDQPNNALSLNVMKPGGIAATAGTSGVVYGVSDQLKYDPKSRVNTFAHVNHSESARRLGVLLCINGTGILNNWMRQNVAKDLSYPEMNELASSVAIGAEGLSILPFGNGAERVLENANPGASIHGLDFNRHGKGQLLRAAQEGIVFSFYYGMEVMQEIGIDPKVIRAGKANMFLSPIFRDTLAGVSGAPIELYATDGSRGAAMGAAYGHGHFASFDEAFASTEKLGLIEPNTAMSAQYQEAYQRWKALLK; encoded by the coding sequence ATGTATTTTTTAGGCTATGACATAGGAACCTCATCAGTAAAGTTGTCGGTCATCTCGGCAACTGATGGGCAGCAAGTCCTCTCTGTAACTTACCCTGAGCAGGAGCAATTAATTGACAGCCCTCAGGCGGGATGGGCAGAGCAGTCACCTGAAATGTGGTGGGACTCATTAACTGCTGCGACAAAAATTGCAGGAAAAAAAATTGACCTCAAGGCTGTTAATGGGATTGGCATCACTTACCAAATGCATGGTCTGGTGTTGGTCAATAAACAGCAGCAGGTATTACGCCCTTCTATTATATGGTGCGACAGTCGAGCGGTGGAAATTGGAAATACTGCTTTTGAAAATATCGGTGCTGAAAAATGTCTTAGTCACTGTTTAAATTCCCCGGGAAATTTTACGGCCTCCAAGCTTAAATGGGTGATGGAAAACGAGCCAGCGGTTTATGAGCAGGTACACAAAATGATGCTTCCTGGTGATTATATCGCAATGAAACTCAGTGGTGAAATCACTACTACACCTACGGGCTTATCGGAGGGTATTTTGTGGGATTTTAAATCTAATGATGTCGCGGAGATCGTGCTTGAACAGTATGGTATTTCTCCATCATTGATTCCCGATATTGTTCCCACTTTTGGCGAGCAGGTGCGTGTAAATTCCACCATGGCAGAAGAGCTCGGCCTTCGGGAGGGCGTGCCAGTATGTTACCGTTCTGGAGATCAGCCGAATAATGCTTTGTCTCTCAATGTGATGAAACCAGGGGGTATTGCGGCTACGGCAGGGACTTCGGGCGTGGTTTATGGGGTAAGTGATCAATTGAAATACGATCCAAAATCACGGGTAAATACTTTCGCGCATGTTAATCACAGCGAATCCGCAAGGCGTCTGGGGGTGTTATTGTGCATCAATGGAACAGGAATTTTAAATAACTGGATGCGTCAGAATGTCGCTAAGGATTTGTCTTATCCTGAAATGAATGAGCTGGCATCATCAGTCGCTATCGGTGCGGAAGGTCTGAGTATTTTGCCGTTTGGTAATGGGGCGGAGCGTGTATTGGAAAATGCAAACCCTGGTGCTTCGATTCATGGATTGGACTTCAACCGTCATGGAAAAGGACAATTGTTGCGTGCTGCGCAGGAAGGGATTGTTTTCTCTTTCTATTACGGCATGGAGGTGATGCAGGAAATCGGAATTGATCCGAAGGTGATCCGTGCGGGAAAGGCGAATATGTTCCTGAGTCCGATTTTTAGAGATACGCTTGCAGGCGTTTCGGGAGCTCCGATTGAGCTATATGCCACTGATGGAAGCCGTGGGGCAGCGATGGGAGCAGCTTATGGACACGGGCATTTTGCTTCTTTTGATGAGGCTTTCGCTTCTACCGAAAAACTGGGATTGATTGAGCCCAATACTGCGATGAGTGCCCAATATCAGGAGGCTTATCAGCGTTGGAAGGCTTTATTGAAATAA
- the xylA gene encoding xylose isomerase, with protein sequence MSEFFKGIDKIKFEGVDSKNPMAFRYYDENRVVAGKTMKEHFKFATAYWHTFCGEGGDPFGPGTREFPWAAKTDAVERAKMRMDAAFEFMSKLGTPYYCFHDIDLVDEGSSIAEYERRLNSIVEHAQVKQKETGMKLLWGTANVFSNPRYMNGASTNPDFNVLAHAGTQVKNALDATIALGGENYVFWGGREGYMSLLNTDMKREKEHLAQFLTMARDYARKNGFKGTFFIEPKPAEPTKHQYDFDSETVVGFLNKYGLQDDFKLNIEVNHATLAGHTFTHELQVAVDNGMLGSIDANRGDYQNGWDTDQFPTNLSEITEAMLIILEGGGLQGGGVNFDAKIRRNSFTAEDLFIAHISSMDLFAKALLVANDILENSDYKKLRKERYASFDAGIGADFEAGKLTLEDLRTHAVGVGEPARTSGRQEFIEAMVNRHLF encoded by the coding sequence ATGAGTGAATTTTTTAAAGGCATCGATAAAATCAAATTCGAAGGCGTGGATTCAAAGAATCCAATGGCATTCCGTTATTATGACGAAAACCGTGTAGTAGCAGGAAAAACCATGAAGGAGCACTTCAAATTTGCTACCGCCTACTGGCATACCTTCTGTGGTGAGGGTGGTGATCCATTTGGTCCTGGAACACGTGAGTTCCCTTGGGCTGCCAAAACGGATGCAGTGGAGCGCGCAAAAATGCGTATGGATGCCGCTTTTGAATTCATGTCAAAATTGGGAACACCTTATTACTGTTTCCACGATATCGATTTGGTAGATGAGGGCAGTTCAATTGCGGAATATGAGCGCCGTTTGAACAGCATCGTTGAGCATGCGCAGGTGAAGCAAAAAGAAACAGGCATGAAGTTGTTGTGGGGTACGGCCAACGTATTCTCTAATCCACGCTACATGAATGGTGCTTCTACCAACCCTGATTTCAATGTATTGGCGCATGCGGGTACGCAGGTGAAAAATGCCTTGGATGCAACGATCGCTTTGGGTGGTGAAAACTACGTATTCTGGGGTGGCCGTGAAGGTTATATGTCTTTGTTGAATACCGATATGAAGCGTGAGAAAGAGCACCTTGCTCAATTCTTGACGATGGCACGTGATTACGCTCGCAAAAATGGCTTCAAAGGAACATTCTTCATTGAGCCTAAGCCAGCTGAGCCAACCAAGCACCAATATGATTTTGATTCTGAAACAGTAGTAGGTTTCTTGAATAAATATGGTCTTCAGGATGATTTCAAATTGAACATCGAGGTGAACCACGCTACTTTGGCGGGGCATACTTTCACGCACGAATTGCAAGTAGCTGTTGATAATGGCATGTTGGGATCGATTGACGCCAACCGTGGAGATTACCAAAACGGATGGGATACCGATCAATTCCCAACCAACCTGTCGGAAATCACTGAAGCGATGTTGATCATCCTTGAAGGTGGTGGATTGCAAGGCGGTGGTGTGAACTTCGATGCCAAGATTCGTCGTAATTCATTCACGGCGGAAGATTTGTTCATCGCACACATCTCTTCTATGGATTTGTTCGCCAAAGCGTTGTTGGTGGCAAATGACATCCTTGAAAACTCTGATTACAAGAAATTGAGAAAAGAACGTTATGCATCATTTGATGCAGGTATCGGTGCAGACTTCGAAGCAGGAAAATTGACTTTGGAAGATTTGCGTACGCATGCTGTTGGCGTAGGTGAGCCTGCACGTACTTCTGGCCGTCAGGAGTTCATTGAAGCAATGGTTAACCGCCACTTGTTCTAA
- a CDS encoding LruC domain-containing protein has product MKPTQFLLIFTLLMASCFPKRDDVSPSDGGFESITVPEGFAYETTTQISLNVNDEQANNGAFYEIAFVDVDGQEIEIGRGFIREGENSFSYPLTFPAHVKELVVNKVVNGQQVKQKVDLTPTTNISFTADNQRMLDCTPTIYGVNGDGELFTIDPDNNYDWGTVEQQMPDGGSFACAVDKYNKRVYINFEERLRYYDLDTKEWVTIAEGNPFNRQYPRMEYNHVTKELWIADNQTMYTLDPADGSIKKKFTIEGLAEPFGGGDIAISLEGEVFMCCFSGLYKFTDIDDVNGIIKTERISAENLPFKPTSLAIDQKDRLFMGTTDNPSLFVEMDKATGAYDLRGNMPGKINDLSAFPCTLEECENVDSDGDGVLDCADEFPEDPTISSVIYGPSKLGWGSIAYEDLWPSKGDYDFNDLVVNYRFKLYVNADGEATKMEIKLKQKARSASYDNGFGIMLPEKMVSNHVLKITGTNLNTGAINLNENGTEVNPDNRLVIIAYDQSTQMSEYGHCLPEDEYNIMNVEVFFARPMSVQDFGLTNFPYNPFILKNGDRKHEIHLFNQEPTALHDMDIFGSMEDASDPDSGAYYQTAKKHPWAIHIIHDYRVVEEGVDITKAYNYFKTWAESGGVSYPDWYKDNTGYRNEEVICTDN; this is encoded by the coding sequence ATGAAGCCTACCCAATTCCTATTGATTTTCACTTTGCTGATGGCAAGTTGTTTTCCTAAAAGAGATGATGTGAGTCCATCCGATGGTGGTTTTGAGTCCATTACTGTTCCAGAGGGTTTTGCCTATGAAACCACCACACAAATTTCGCTAAATGTAAATGATGAGCAGGCTAATAATGGTGCTTTTTATGAAATTGCATTTGTTGATGTGGATGGTCAGGAAATCGAAATTGGCCGTGGGTTTATTCGTGAAGGAGAAAATAGTTTCAGCTATCCATTGACCTTTCCTGCTCACGTAAAAGAGTTGGTGGTCAATAAGGTTGTTAATGGACAGCAAGTTAAGCAAAAAGTTGACCTGACACCGACAACAAACATTTCCTTTACTGCAGATAATCAACGGATGCTGGATTGTACCCCAACCATTTACGGGGTGAATGGTGATGGCGAATTATTTACGATTGATCCTGATAATAATTATGACTGGGGTACCGTAGAGCAACAAATGCCCGATGGAGGGTCTTTTGCCTGTGCGGTCGATAAATATAATAAAAGGGTTTATATCAACTTTGAAGAAAGACTTCGATATTATGATCTTGACACCAAAGAATGGGTGACGATCGCAGAGGGTAACCCTTTCAACCGCCAGTATCCAAGAATGGAATATAACCATGTTACCAAAGAATTATGGATCGCTGACAACCAAACCATGTACACTCTTGATCCCGCTGATGGCTCTATCAAAAAGAAATTTACGATTGAAGGTCTGGCAGAACCTTTTGGCGGAGGTGATATTGCGATTAGTTTAGAGGGTGAGGTCTTTATGTGTTGTTTTTCTGGACTTTATAAATTCACAGACATTGATGATGTAAATGGGATCATTAAAACTGAAAGAATCAGTGCGGAAAATTTACCATTTAAACCAACCTCTTTAGCCATTGACCAAAAGGATCGTTTGTTTATGGGAACCACCGATAATCCAAGCTTGTTTGTTGAGATGGATAAAGCGACTGGTGCTTACGATTTAAGAGGGAATATGCCTGGTAAGATTAATGACCTCTCCGCTTTTCCTTGTACACTTGAAGAATGTGAAAATGTTGATTCAGACGGTGATGGTGTGCTGGATTGTGCAGATGAATTTCCAGAGGATCCAACAATAAGTTCAGTCATTTATGGACCAAGTAAATTAGGCTGGGGATCAATTGCCTATGAAGATTTATGGCCTTCTAAAGGAGATTATGACTTCAACGATTTGGTGGTAAATTATCGCTTCAAACTGTATGTTAATGCAGATGGAGAAGCCACTAAAATGGAAATAAAACTGAAGCAAAAGGCAAGATCAGCGAGTTACGATAATGGCTTTGGTATCATGTTGCCGGAAAAAATGGTCTCTAATCATGTATTAAAGATTACGGGTACTAATCTAAACACTGGAGCGATTAACCTAAATGAAAATGGTACAGAAGTCAATCCCGACAACCGATTAGTCATTATTGCTTACGATCAAAGTACCCAGATGAGTGAATATGGACATTGCCTGCCTGAAGATGAGTACAACATTATGAATGTTGAGGTGTTCTTTGCCAGACCAATGAGTGTGCAGGATTTTGGATTGACGAACTTTCCGTATAATCCTTTTATTTTGAAAAATGGTGACCGTAAACATGAAATTCACCTATTTAATCAAGAACCTACGGCGCTCCACGATATGGATATTTTTGGTTCAATGGAAGACGCTTCAGATCCAGATAGTGGTGCTTATTACCAAACGGCTAAAAAACATCCGTGGGCTATTCATATTATTCATGATTACCGAGTAGTGGAAGAAGGAGTTGACATTACTAAAGCCTATAATTATTTTAAAACGTGGGCTGAATCTGGAGGTGTAAGCTATCCTGATTGGTACAAAGACAATACTGGTTATCGCAACGAAGAGGTTATTTGTACAGATAATTAA
- a CDS encoding aminopeptidase, whose product MKDPRIDLLAKNLINYSCDLKAGEKVLIENFGVQKELVIALVKEANKIGALPFVSLKDLEVERSLRMGATKAQFERMAQAEADMMRDMDAYIGLRAGDNVNEFTDVPHEKTEIFNETILKKVHLDLRVAKTRWVVLRYPTASMAQLAKMSTEAFEDHYFNVCTLDYAKMDEAMNALQTLMEATDQVHIKGPNTDLTFSIKDIPAVKCSGKRNIPDGEVFTAPVKDSVNGTVTYNAMSPYQGFMYENVQLTFENGKIIKATANDTERINKVFDTDEGARFVGEFAIGVNPYIMEPMGDILFDEKIGGSFHFTPGQAYESADNGNRSSVHWDLVCIQREEYGGGEMYFDGRLIRKDGLFVIPELEGLNPENLK is encoded by the coding sequence ATGAAAGACCCAAGAATAGATCTATTAGCCAAAAATTTAATTAACTACTCCTGCGACCTCAAAGCAGGTGAAAAAGTGCTGATTGAAAATTTTGGTGTGCAAAAGGAATTAGTCATAGCTTTGGTGAAAGAGGCCAATAAAATCGGTGCCCTTCCTTTTGTTTCATTAAAAGACCTTGAAGTGGAACGCAGCTTGCGAATGGGTGCGACTAAAGCGCAATTTGAACGCATGGCGCAGGCCGAAGCTGACATGATGAGGGATATGGATGCTTACATCGGTTTGCGTGCAGGTGATAATGTGAACGAATTCACGGACGTTCCGCATGAAAAGACAGAAATCTTCAATGAGACTATTTTAAAGAAAGTCCACCTTGACCTTCGTGTGGCTAAGACCCGCTGGGTGGTGTTGCGTTACCCAACCGCCTCGATGGCGCAGTTGGCGAAAATGAGCACTGAGGCTTTCGAGGATCATTATTTTAACGTTTGTACCCTTGATTACGCCAAGATGGACGAAGCCATGAATGCACTTCAGACATTGATGGAAGCCACAGATCAGGTTCATATTAAAGGACCAAATACTGACCTTACTTTCTCGATCAAGGATATTCCTGCGGTGAAATGTTCGGGTAAGCGAAATATTCCCGACGGAGAGGTGTTTACCGCTCCAGTAAAGGATTCGGTTAATGGCACTGTTACTTATAACGCCATGTCTCCTTATCAGGGATTCATGTATGAAAATGTTCAGCTGACTTTCGAAAACGGAAAGATCATCAAAGCCACGGCCAACGATACCGAGCGTATCAATAAGGTATTTGATACTGATGAAGGCGCAAGATTTGTTGGGGAGTTTGCGATTGGCGTGAATCCATATATCATGGAACCAATGGGCGATATTCTTTTTGATGAAAAAATCGGCGGTTCATTCCATTTCACTCCTGGACAGGCTTATGAGTCTGCAGACAATGGTAACCGTTCAAGCGTGCACTGGGACTTGGTTTGTATTCAACGTGAGGAATATGGCGGAGGCGAAATGTATTTCGATGGCCGTTTGATTCGCAAAGATGGATTATTTGTAATTCCAGAGTTGGAAGGACTGAACCCTGAAAACCTGAAATAA
- a CDS encoding SusC/RagA family TonB-linked outer membrane protein — MRKISFLMFFLAMATINMALAQGKIVTGQVTDDTGETLPGVNVMIKGTTTGTVTDFDGHYSLEVNQPKAALVYSFVGLKTITKTIGNQSKMDVVLGADAKQLEAVEIVGYTKVNQATSVPKIENVKEIVTPSVANGLEGKATGLSIQQSSGQPGAKANIRVRGMGSISSSADPLYVIDGVIVSADPVVSDGNGADTDPLSSINPSDIEDIRVLKDAAATVLYGARGSNGVIVITTKKGKAGKTKFNFSGSYGVTQINRGNFKLMDGPTYASTIGKMHGIPDTGINTDWVDEAFRLGKTQDYQLSANGGNESVKYYASMGYFQQDGILIGSDFDRINGRFSLDDQVNEKLSFNIGTDLSLSNTTNAGKGEAYSSPLSGAYGNSPLVSGRDDHGNPLPRLDEMNTTRANFLYESANKYNKRNNLWGGVSGKLNYQINDDFSLSSTNSYRFNRSLSNSYTAPSTFDGNASHGRVDNSFGNRGTFTTTNLVNYEHTFAGKHNVSVMAGTEYQSETNTWGHLKGTSLPSGLENPSSASDQFGIGGKSYDFKFFSLLSQATYDYNGIYYASLSLRRDGSSRFGSKNRYGNFYAVGASWNIANESFFKSKLFTDLKLRASYGTTGNASIGNYNWQNLFSYNTYLGNPAAYHYQLGNENLTWEKKVKSNIGLDFSLIDRVSVNVDLYSEKSKDILLSQQLASSSGFRSIKSNIGSMVNRGIEIAINSQNLKMDKFTWNTSLNFSYNKNEVLTLNAPMITNSYRTIEGQPYNRFYLQEWMGAEPQTGKPAWYVNENAPITKETVQKSSSLFYAPNGRVATTVHGEANQIDAGSTMPIWNGGITNSFSFRQFDFSFMFNFRGGNKILNSTLDYADSDGNYLDNQVAAANTNRWEKPGDIAFRPAWGSRGGNQPSTRTLEDGDYLQLRNVILGYRLPQATANKLKLSSVRFYVSGQNLFTWSNFSGYTPTTVDNGATFYEYPEGRLVSAGVNVKF; from the coding sequence ATGAGAAAAATTTCCTTTTTGATGTTTTTCCTGGCCATGGCTACCATAAATATGGCATTGGCACAAGGGAAAATAGTAACCGGACAGGTTACTGATGATACGGGAGAAACGCTCCCAGGAGTAAACGTTATGATCAAGGGCACAACCACCGGTACGGTTACCGATTTTGATGGTCATTATTCCCTTGAAGTCAATCAGCCAAAAGCGGCTTTGGTATATTCTTTTGTTGGTTTGAAAACCATCACCAAAACCATCGGAAATCAATCCAAAATGGATGTGGTTTTAGGCGCTGATGCCAAACAACTGGAGGCGGTAGAGATTGTCGGTTATACTAAGGTGAACCAGGCGACCAGCGTTCCAAAAATTGAAAATGTAAAAGAAATTGTTACCCCAAGTGTAGCTAATGGCTTGGAAGGTAAAGCGACTGGTTTGAGTATTCAGCAGTCATCAGGGCAGCCAGGTGCTAAAGCAAACATTCGTGTTCGTGGTATGGGATCGATCTCCAGTAGCGCAGACCCATTGTATGTGATCGATGGTGTGATTGTTAGTGCAGATCCTGTAGTTTCTGATGGAAATGGTGCAGATACTGATCCACTATCCTCTATTAACCCAAGTGATATTGAAGATATCCGTGTTTTAAAAGATGCAGCAGCGACTGTACTTTACGGTGCACGTGGTTCTAACGGTGTGATCGTGATCACGACCAAAAAAGGGAAAGCAGGTAAAACTAAATTCAACTTCTCAGGAAGTTACGGTGTAACGCAGATCAACCGTGGGAATTTCAAACTTATGGACGGCCCTACCTATGCGTCGACGATCGGCAAGATGCATGGTATTCCTGATACTGGCATAAATACTGACTGGGTGGATGAAGCTTTCCGTTTGGGCAAAACTCAAGACTACCAATTGTCTGCCAATGGTGGTAATGAAAGCGTGAAGTACTATGCCTCAATGGGTTATTTTCAGCAAGATGGTATTTTGATCGGTTCAGATTTTGACCGTATCAATGGCCGTTTCAGCTTGGATGATCAAGTCAATGAAAAATTATCGTTCAATATTGGAACGGATTTGTCTTTGTCGAACACAACAAATGCAGGTAAAGGAGAGGCTTACTCTTCTCCATTGTCTGGGGCTTATGGCAACTCTCCTTTGGTAAGTGGCCGTGACGATCACGGAAACCCATTGCCTCGTCTCGATGAAATGAATACAACTCGTGCGAATTTCCTTTATGAATCTGCAAACAAATACAACAAAAGAAATAATCTTTGGGGTGGTGTTTCTGGTAAACTGAATTACCAAATCAATGATGATTTCTCTTTGAGTTCAACCAACTCTTATCGATTTAATCGATCGCTCTCTAACTCATACACCGCGCCTTCTACTTTTGACGGAAATGCTTCGCATGGTCGTGTAGATAATTCATTTGGTAATCGCGGAACATTCACCACTACTAACTTGGTGAACTACGAGCATACATTCGCCGGAAAGCACAATGTATCCGTGATGGCAGGTACTGAGTACCAATCGGAAACAAATACCTGGGGCCACTTGAAAGGAACATCCCTTCCTTCAGGTTTGGAGAACCCAAGCTCAGCTTCTGATCAATTTGGTATCGGTGGAAAGTCTTATGATTTTAAATTCTTCTCATTGTTGTCTCAGGCAACTTATGATTACAACGGGATATATTATGCCTCTTTATCTTTGCGCCGTGATGGTTCTTCGCGTTTTGGAAGTAAAAATCGCTATGGTAACTTCTATGCGGTGGGAGCGAGCTGGAACATTGCCAATGAGTCTTTCTTCAAAAGCAAGCTTTTTACCGACTTGAAACTGAGAGCTTCTTATGGTACAACAGGTAACGCTTCTATTGGTAACTATAACTGGCAAAACTTATTCTCTTATAATACTTATTTGGGGAATCCTGCAGCTTACCACTACCAATTGGGGAATGAGAACCTGACATGGGAGAAAAAAGTGAAGTCAAATATTGGTCTTGATTTCAGTCTTATCGACCGTGTGTCGGTAAACGTCGACTTATACAGTGAAAAGTCGAAAGATATCTTGCTGAGTCAGCAATTAGCTTCCTCAAGTGGGTTCCGAAGTATTAAAAGCAATATCGGATCAATGGTTAACCGCGGTATTGAGATTGCCATTAATTCCCAAAACCTTAAAATGGATAAGTTTACCTGGAATACCAGTTTGAACTTCTCTTACAATAAGAATGAGGTGCTGACGTTGAATGCTCCAATGATTACCAACTCTTACAGAACAATTGAAGGTCAGCCTTACAATCGTTTCTATTTGCAAGAATGGATGGGTGCTGAACCTCAGACAGGTAAGCCTGCCTGGTATGTGAATGAAAATGCACCTATCACTAAAGAGACGGTACAGAAAAGTTCATCGCTATTCTATGCGCCAAATGGCCGAGTAGCAACGACCGTTCATGGCGAGGCAAATCAAATTGATGCTGGGAGTACCATGCCGATCTGGAATGGTGGTATTACCAACAGTTTCTCTTTTAGACAGTTCGATTTCAGCTTTATGTTCAACTTCCGTGGGGGTAATAAAATCTTGAACAGCACACTGGATTATGCTGATTCTGACGGAAACTATTTGGATAATCAGGTGGCTGCAGCAAATACAAATCGCTGGGAAAAACCTGGAGATATTGCCTTCCGCCCTGCCTGGGGATCACGAGGAGGAAATCAACCTTCTACCCGTACTTTAGAGGATGGTGATTACTTACAGTTGCGTAATGTTATATTGGGTTACCGTTTGCCTCAAGCGACAGCGAATAAATTGAAATTGTCAAGTGTTCGTTTTTATGTATCAGGTCAAAACTTGTTTACATGGTCAAACTTCAGTGGGTACACCCCAACAACTGTTGATAACGGCGCTACCTTCTATGAATACCCAGAAGGACGTTTGGTGTCTGCAGGTGTTAATGTTAAATTCTAA